In one window of Candidatus Omnitrophota bacterium DNA:
- a CDS encoding metalloregulator ArsR/SmtB family transcription factor codes for MVKYYKDELSHVFYALADGNRRHILELVAKKPRNASDLARRFDMSFPAVSKHVRILEDAGFVRRKIVGREHRIAIQKRSLDKAHGWIEAHRKFWTESLDRLEEYLKQSENPT; via the coding sequence ATGGTTAAATACTACAAGGACGAGCTGAGTCATGTCTTTTACGCGCTGGCCGACGGCAACCGCAGGCATATCCTGGAGCTGGTGGCCAAGAAGCCGCGCAACGCCTCGGACTTGGCCCGGCGGTTTGATATGTCGTTTCCCGCCGTCTCCAAGCATGTCCGCATCCTGGAAGACGCCGGGTTCGTGCGGCGGAAGATCGTGGGGCGCGAACACCGCATCGCCATCCAGAAGAGAAGTCTGGACAAGGCCCACGGCTGGATCGAGGCCCATCGCAAGTTCTGGACGGAAAGCCTGGACCGGCTCGAAGAATATTTGAAGCAATCGGAGAACCCCACGTGA
- a CDS encoding SRPBCC domain-containing protein, which yields MKKSPTVNALRIEKTIKAPVERVFRAWTEAGQMVQWWSPEGIECRDAQADPKVGGAYRIHMVSKDGKHTAYGKYTQIIPNKRLQFTWQWEEKDMPQTIVTVEFEGVGEITRLTLLHKGFVSKEEVESHSWGWTTCLEKRFAPYVEKHGS from the coding sequence GTGAAAAAATCCCCGACGGTCAATGCATTAAGAATAGAGAAGACCATCAAGGCCCCGGTGGAGCGGGTGTTCAGGGCCTGGACCGAAGCCGGGCAGATGGTCCAGTGGTGGAGCCCCGAAGGCATCGAGTGCCGGGACGCGCAGGCCGACCCCAAAGTCGGAGGGGCGTACCGCATCCACATGGTTTCCAAGGACGGCAAGCACACGGCCTACGGCAAATACACGCAGATCATTCCCAACAAGCGCCTTCAGTTCACCTGGCAATGGGAAGAAAAGGACATGCCGCAAACCATCGTGACCGTGGAGTTTGAAGGCGTGGGCGAGATCACGCGCCTGACTCTGCTTCATAAAGGGTTTGTGAGCAAGGAAGAGGTCGAATCGCACAGCTGGGGATGGACAACCTGCCTCGAAAAACGTTTTGCCCCTTATGTAGAGAAGCACGGATCGTAA
- a CDS encoding DUF1428 domain-containing protein: MKYVDGFVLPVPKKNLAAYRRMSQKAEKIWREYGALDYKECAGDDLKVKMGLPFPRLAKIKNGETVVFSYIVYKSKAHRDQVNAKVMKDPRIAGMCDPKKMPFDVKRMSYGGFKVIVGF, translated from the coding sequence ATGAAATACGTTGACGGATTCGTTTTGCCTGTTCCGAAGAAAAACCTGGCCGCCTACCGCCGCATGTCGCAAAAAGCGGAAAAAATTTGGCGGGAGTACGGCGCGCTCGATTATAAGGAATGTGCCGGCGACGACCTGAAAGTCAAAATGGGTCTGCCGTTCCCGCGGCTGGCCAAGATCAAGAACGGAGAAACGGTTGTGTTTTCGTATATCGTGTACAAATCGAAGGCGCATCGCGATCAAGTTAACGCCAAGGTGATGAAAGACCCGCGGATCGCAGGCATGTGCGATCCCAAGAAGATGCCGTTCGACGTCAAACGCATGTCCTACGGCGGGTTCAAGGTCATTGTTGGGTTTTAG
- a CDS encoding SRPBCC domain-containing protein, producing MGKEFVISRTFDAPRDLVWKAFTEPERMKHWWGPKGFTVRVAKMDFHPGGTYHYGLQSPTGQEVWGKFVYREIVKPERIVWVNSFSDEKGGVARHPMSPGWPLEMLTTLTLEEQGGKTTLTIRWVPINATEQERKTFDDGMASMTQGWTGTLDQLAAYLTTAP from the coding sequence ATGGGAAAGGAATTCGTCATCTCGCGCACGTTCGACGCGCCGCGGGATCTGGTGTGGAAGGCGTTTACAGAACCGGAACGGATGAAGCACTGGTGGGGGCCGAAGGGTTTTACGGTGCGTGTCGCTAAAATGGATTTCCATCCGGGCGGGACCTATCACTACGGCCTGCAGTCACCCACCGGCCAGGAGGTGTGGGGCAAGTTCGTTTACCGCGAGATCGTCAAGCCCGAGAGGATCGTTTGGGTCAATTCCTTCTCTGATGAGAAAGGGGGAGTCGCCCGTCACCCGATGTCTCCGGGCTGGCCGCTGGAAATGCTCACCACCCTCACGCTTGAAGAACAGGGCGGCAAAACCACGCTTACCATCCGGTGGGTTCCTATCAACGCGACCGAGCAGGAACGCAAGACCTTCGACGACGGCATGGCCAGCATGACGCAGGGCTGGACCGGGACCCTGGACCAGCTCGCCGCCTATCTAACGACGGCGCCGTGA